One window of the Calderihabitans maritimus genome contains the following:
- a CDS encoding helix-turn-helix transcriptional regulator yields MSSIQLTKRQEKIVEIVKNSGPITSEQIAKKLNLTRATLRPDLTILTMAGILEARPRVGYFYSGKSPRALIAEELRKLRVKDVKAVPVVVREGTSVYDAVVTMFLEDVGTLIVVNEEGFLEGVISRKDLLKVTLGQTDIHKVPVSVMMTRMPNIITTFPEETVYMAAKKLIEHEVDALPVVRTLVDSEGKEKLEVVGRITKTHITRLFVELGEAE; encoded by the coding sequence GTGAGCAGTATCCAGCTTACGAAACGGCAGGAAAAAATCGTAGAGATTGTTAAGAATTCTGGACCTATTACCAGCGAGCAAATCGCCAAGAAGTTGAATCTTACTCGAGCCACGTTGCGCCCTGATTTAACTATTCTTACTATGGCCGGTATCCTGGAAGCGAGGCCCCGCGTGGGGTATTTTTATAGTGGAAAGTCTCCCCGTGCCCTGATAGCGGAAGAACTTCGCAAGCTGAGAGTAAAAGATGTAAAAGCAGTCCCGGTAGTGGTGAGAGAAGGAACTTCCGTATATGATGCAGTAGTCACCATGTTCCTGGAAGATGTGGGAACGCTAATAGTGGTTAACGAAGAGGGGTTCTTGGAAGGGGTTATTTCACGGAAGGATCTGCTCAAAGTGACTTTAGGACAGACGGATATTCACAAGGTACCGGTAAGTGTTATGATGACCCGGATGCCCAACATCATCACTACTTTTCCGGAAGAAACGGTTTACATGGCGGCAAAAAAACTGATAGAACATGAAGTTGACGCTCTTCCGGTAGTTAGGACACTTGTTGACAGCGAGGGAAAAGAAAAGCTGGAGGTAGTAGGACGTATCACCAAAACTCATATTACCCGACTGTTTGTCGAATTAGGGGAAGCTGAATAA
- a CDS encoding DUF4367 domain-containing protein, whose protein sequence is MPFHKNKDRPQCSLETRQLIYEIYFERIYKIALAVTRDPAVAEEVAQETFKTAFEKYHTLKEPAKIRAWLTAIALNTARTFYHEQKKLIPIDPEQLSKIRDRNSGPMEEMVEPEGSKLVAVKISGEKPLMTVTLRYSTKLGPLIIKESGILQNAGIGMGYDKDDTVVERPDINGVSATLFYNKSGRTSLVWYDQGVRYRIEGFNLAEEIIKIAKNLSP, encoded by the coding sequence ATGCCGTTTCACAAGAATAAGGACAGACCTCAATGTTCCCTTGAAACCAGACAACTCATTTATGAAATTTATTTTGAACGCATATACAAAATCGCCCTCGCAGTAACCCGCGACCCGGCAGTCGCCGAAGAAGTGGCCCAGGAAACGTTTAAGACAGCCTTTGAAAAATACCACACTTTAAAGGAACCAGCCAAAATCCGGGCCTGGCTGACGGCTATAGCCTTAAATACGGCCAGAACTTTCTACCATGAACAAAAAAAGTTAATTCCCATCGACCCCGAGCAACTATCGAAAATAAGAGACAGGAACTCCGGGCCGATGGAAGAAATGGTAGAGCCGGAAGGTAGCAAATTGGTGGCGGTCAAGATTTCGGGAGAGAAACCGCTGATGACAGTTACCCTTCGTTACAGTACAAAGCTTGGGCCTTTGATCATCAAAGAGAGTGGGATTCTCCAAAATGCGGGGATTGGTATGGGCTATGACAAAGATGACACCGTAGTGGAGAGGCCTGACATAAACGGAGTATCAGCAACCCTGTTTTACAACAAGAGCGGAAGGACTTCATTAGTGTGGTATGACCAAGGAGTCAGATATCGGATAGAAGGTTTTAACTTGGCAGAAGAAATTATCAAGATTGCCAAAAATCTTTCCCCCTAA
- a CDS encoding pyruvate, water dikinase regulatory protein, whose translation MKGTADERPVIYVVSDSLGETAEFVGRAAASQFDSGQVEFRRVPYVSDKELLEEIVEEAKEFNAVIAYTIVIPELKEYLIELTEKHGVVAVDILGPMIEAIAKVSNSQPRLEPGLLRRLDEAYFRKVEAIEFAVKYDDGKDPRGLIYADVVLIGVSRTSKTPVCMYLAHKRIKAANVPLVPEVAPPEELFKLPPRKIIGLTISPQLLNEIRQERLKTLGLTSRADYANMERILQELEYAEKIMKRIGCPIIDVTNRAVEETASKVLEIYFKGERDGK comes from the coding sequence ATTAAAGGAACAGCCGATGAAAGGCCCGTAATTTATGTGGTTTCTGACTCTTTGGGGGAAACGGCTGAGTTTGTCGGCCGGGCTGCCGCCAGCCAGTTTGATTCAGGACAAGTTGAATTCCGAAGGGTTCCTTATGTGAGCGATAAGGAACTTCTGGAAGAAATAGTGGAAGAAGCGAAAGAATTCAACGCTGTTATTGCCTACACCATAGTTATTCCTGAGTTAAAGGAGTATTTAATTGAGTTAACAGAAAAGCATGGTGTGGTGGCAGTAGATATTTTGGGACCAATGATTGAAGCTATTGCCAAGGTGAGCAACAGTCAGCCCCGTCTTGAGCCCGGGTTGCTTCGTCGTCTGGATGAAGCATATTTTCGCAAAGTGGAAGCCATTGAATTTGCCGTAAAATACGACGACGGGAAAGATCCGCGAGGGCTTATTTATGCTGATGTAGTTCTTATCGGAGTTTCGCGTACTTCCAAGACCCCTGTGTGCATGTACCTGGCTCATAAACGAATAAAGGCGGCTAATGTACCTTTAGTACCGGAGGTAGCCCCTCCGGAGGAACTCTTCAAACTGCCGCCCCGCAAGATTATAGGGCTTACCATAAGTCCTCAACTCTTAAACGAAATTCGCCAAGAGCGGCTCAAAACTCTGGGGTTGACTTCCCGGGCCGATTACGCCAACATGGAACGAATCCTGCAGGAATTGGAGTATGCGGAAAAGATCATGAAACGTATTGGATGTCCCATTATTGACGTAACCAATCGGGCGGTTGAGGAGACCGCTAGTAAAGTCTTAGAAATCTATTTTAAGGGGGAGCGAGATGGTAAGTAA
- the ppdK gene encoding pyruvate, phosphate dikinase — protein MVSKKYVYLFQEGRADMKSLLGGKGANLAEMTNIGLPVPPGLTITTEACNEYYRLDRNFPEGLVEELREKLSKVEEATGKKFGDPENPLLVSVRSGAVISMPGMMDTILNLGLNDQTLQGLIKATNDERFALDCYRRFIQMFGDVVQGIEHYEFESILEKVKEREGVKFDYQLTPEALRDIIKEYKDLVLHKTGEEFPQEPFEQLYMAVRAVFDSWNNQRAIVYRKINKIPDDLGTAVNVQSMVFGNMGNDSGTGVAFTRNPSTGEKTIYGEYLINAQGEDVVAGIRTPQPINKLEEELPQVYRQFVEICELLEKHYRDMQDIEFTIERGKLYLLQTRTGKRTAAAAIRIAVDMVREGLISKEEAISRVEPGQLDQLLHRRIDPEAELNVIAKGLPASPGAACGAVVFDADEAEKLGQEGHKIILVRTETTPDDIHGIVAAQGVLTSRGGMTSHAAVVARGMGKPCVSGCESIKINYEAELFQVDGTVVKKGDIISIDGSTGQVMLGEVPMIEPQLSEEFQTLLSWADEIRTLGVRANADTPEDARKAREFGAAGIGLCRTEHMFMAQDRLPIVQEMILADTKEKREAALAKLLPMQQGDFYEILKAMAGYPVTIRLLDPPLHEFLPNLEELVVEVTRLKATGGDPQEIAAKEELLRQVRALSEFNPMLGHRGCRLGITFPEIYAMQARAIFQAVAQLVKEGYEVFPEVEIPLVMHVNELAFLREQIVKIAEEVKREQNVDFHYTIGTMIEVPRACATAGEIAREAEFFSFGTNDLTQTTFGFSRDDAEGKFLHHYVQQKIIQDNPFIVLDRDGVGRLMEMAVKQGRQTRENLLIGICGEHGGEPSSIEFCHQIGLDFVSCSPYRVPIARLAAAQAALKHPR, from the coding sequence ATGGTAAGTAAGAAATACGTCTATCTGTTTCAAGAAGGAAGAGCGGATATGAAGTCTTTGCTGGGGGGAAAAGGAGCCAACCTGGCTGAAATGACCAACATTGGATTGCCGGTACCCCCGGGGCTTACTATTACCACCGAAGCCTGTAACGAGTATTATCGTTTGGACAGGAATTTTCCGGAAGGTCTAGTGGAAGAACTTCGGGAGAAGCTTTCCAAGGTGGAAGAGGCTACCGGAAAAAAATTCGGCGATCCCGAAAACCCGTTGCTGGTATCTGTGCGTTCCGGGGCCGTTATTTCCATGCCGGGAATGATGGATACCATACTCAACTTGGGGCTTAATGACCAGACGCTGCAGGGACTGATTAAAGCTACAAATGATGAGCGTTTTGCTTTGGACTGTTACCGTCGTTTCATTCAGATGTTTGGTGATGTAGTACAGGGAATAGAGCATTATGAATTTGAAAGCATTCTGGAGAAGGTCAAAGAACGGGAAGGAGTCAAATTTGACTATCAACTAACACCGGAAGCTTTGAGAGATATAATTAAGGAGTATAAAGACTTAGTTTTACATAAGACGGGAGAAGAATTTCCCCAGGAGCCCTTTGAGCAACTGTATATGGCCGTTAGAGCCGTATTTGATTCCTGGAATAATCAAAGAGCCATCGTTTACCGGAAAATAAATAAAATTCCTGATGATCTGGGCACGGCCGTTAATGTACAATCCATGGTTTTCGGCAACATGGGCAACGATTCCGGAACGGGTGTGGCCTTCACCCGAAATCCCTCTACCGGCGAAAAGACTATATATGGTGAATACCTAATTAACGCCCAGGGAGAGGATGTGGTTGCTGGAATTCGTACTCCGCAGCCCATCAATAAACTTGAAGAAGAACTTCCACAAGTTTACCGTCAGTTTGTTGAAATATGTGAACTCTTAGAGAAACACTACCGTGATATGCAGGACATCGAGTTTACCATTGAACGTGGAAAACTTTATTTGTTGCAAACCCGTACGGGTAAACGAACGGCTGCGGCGGCAATACGGATTGCGGTGGATATGGTTCGAGAGGGACTTATCAGCAAAGAGGAAGCAATTTCCCGGGTTGAGCCGGGCCAATTGGATCAGTTGTTGCACCGGCGTATTGACCCTGAGGCCGAACTTAACGTTATTGCCAAGGGACTTCCCGCTTCTCCCGGAGCGGCCTGCGGAGCGGTTGTTTTTGATGCGGATGAAGCCGAGAAGCTGGGACAAGAAGGGCACAAAATCATACTGGTGCGTACCGAAACCACTCCTGATGACATTCACGGAATTGTAGCGGCCCAGGGGGTTCTTACCAGCCGGGGCGGGATGACCAGCCATGCGGCGGTAGTCGCTCGGGGTATGGGTAAGCCCTGTGTAAGCGGCTGCGAAAGTATTAAAATTAACTACGAAGCCGAGTTATTCCAGGTGGATGGAACGGTAGTTAAGAAGGGCGACATCATTTCCATCGACGGTTCCACCGGGCAGGTGATGTTGGGAGAAGTTCCCATGATTGAGCCCCAGCTTAGCGAAGAATTCCAGACCTTGCTCAGTTGGGCCGATGAAATCCGAACCCTTGGAGTACGGGCCAATGCAGATACCCCGGAAGATGCCCGGAAGGCTCGCGAGTTTGGGGCTGCCGGTATTGGATTATGCCGGACGGAACATATGTTTATGGCCCAGGACCGGTTGCCGATTGTACAGGAGATGATACTGGCCGATACGAAAGAAAAACGGGAAGCTGCTCTGGCCAAACTGCTTCCCATGCAGCAGGGAGATTTCTACGAGATTCTAAAAGCTATGGCCGGTTACCCGGTTACCATTCGTTTGTTGGATCCCCCACTCCATGAATTTCTCCCCAACCTGGAGGAGCTGGTGGTGGAGGTAACGCGGTTAAAAGCTACCGGGGGAGACCCGCAGGAAATTGCCGCGAAAGAAGAGCTTCTCCGCCAGGTACGGGCTCTGTCTGAATTCAACCCCATGCTGGGACACCGGGGCTGCCGGCTGGGTATTACCTTTCCGGAAATTTATGCCATGCAGGCCCGGGCTATTTTCCAGGCAGTAGCCCAATTGGTCAAGGAGGGTTATGAAGTATTTCCGGAGGTAGAGATTCCTCTGGTCATGCACGTTAACGAACTGGCCTTCCTCCGGGAGCAAATAGTTAAAATTGCCGAAGAAGTTAAGCGGGAACAAAATGTGGATTTCCACTACACCATAGGAACCATGATTGAAGTACCGCGGGCCTGTGCTACGGCAGGCGAGATTGCCCGGGAGGCTGAGTTCTTCTCCTTCGGAACGAACGACCTGACGCAGACCACCTTTGGTTTCAGCCGGGATGACGCTGAAGGAAAGTTTCTGCACCATTATGTGCAGCAGAAGATAATTCAGGATAACCCGTTCATCGTCCTGGACCGGGATGGCGTAGGCAGACTGATGGAGATGGCAGTCAAACAGGGTCGGCAGACGAGGGAGAATCTGCTGATTGGAATATGCGGTGAACACGGGGGAGAACCCAGCTCGATAGAGTTCTGCCACCAGATTGGTCTCGATTTCGTCAGCTGCTCGCCTTATAGGGTTCCCATTGCCCGCCTGGCGGCGGCCCAGGCGGCTTTGAAACATCCCCGGTAA